In the genome of Quercus robur chromosome 3, dhQueRobu3.1, whole genome shotgun sequence, one region contains:
- the LOC126717475 gene encoding histone H1-like yields the protein MAATTETRKSSGPKKPKSAPSHPPFLDMITEAIVTLKEKTGSSQYAITKYSEEKHKHLPTSFRKLLLFHLKKLVASGKLVKVKNSFKLAPAAPVKKSSTVSAPAKPKSVAKPKATKVAPKAKKVSTKPKPKAKAKAKAAGAVKPKAKSVAAKPKPKTKVAAKAKPVAKPKAKVARTSTRTTPSKKAAPAKKAPKPKSVKSPAAKKKAPARKAKK from the exons ATGGCCGCTACTACTGAGACTAGAAAATCGTCCGGCCCTAAAAAGCCTAAATCCGCACCCTCTCACCCTCCTTTCCTCGAT atgattaCGGAGGCGATTGTGACTCTGAAGGAGAAGACAGGTTCAAGCCAGTACGCGATCACGAAGTACTCCGAGGAGAAGCACAAGCACTTGCCGACGAGTTTCCGCAAGCTCTTGCTCTTCCATTTGAAGAAACTCGTCGCTTCCGGAAAGCTCGTGAAGGTGAAAAACTCGTTCAAGCTCGCTCCTGCCGCTCCGGTGAAGAAGTCCTCAACCGTTTCTGCTCCGGCGAAGCCTAAGTCCGTTGCAAAGCCGAAGGCAACCAAAGTTGCTCCCAAGGCAAAGAAAGTTTCAAccaagccaaagccaaaggcaaAGGCAAAGGCAAAAGCCGCAGGGGCTGTGAAGCCTAAGGCGAAGTCTGTGGCTGCGAAGCCAAAGCCAAAGACGAAGGTTGCAGCGAAGGCAAAACCAGTTGCGAAGCCAAAGGCGAAGGTGGCGAGGACTTCAACAAGAACAACTCCGTCGAAGAAGGCGGCGCCGGCAAAGAAAGCACCGAAGCCGAAGAGCGTGAAGTCTCCGGCGGCAAAGAAGAAAGCTCCGGCGAGGAAGGCAAAGAAgtag